Proteins encoded by one window of Portunus trituberculatus isolate SZX2019 chromosome 27, ASM1759143v1, whole genome shotgun sequence:
- the LOC123509761 gene encoding cell wall protein DAN4-like isoform X1, whose translation MNINESSATLLITRVCMRAVLVAVLVVVVRLCCAQGLVVIDNLPNRGICRACFLHPILEDAETTDDEGSQLYDSDYSLDYDQEYDPDYDPDYDPECGSACSDTGSSSSCSSCDGSSLYSSEEGDYSVPEYDDGDDYCVTTGAWYDYISVTASVTIYTMEAVCTATTGVTGTATAVTAATGTTATATTADGALPIPRPGRVYYTFTIESTTNTQTSPTSTSTVETSTSATTVTATTTTTITTTTTATATTTTSATFTPATTTTSTPTTTATTTTPATTTTTTTTTITSTPSTTTATTSTPATPTPTATTTTTTTTATTTTTTPTTATTTTSTATTTITPATTTTVTTTTTTPATSSSATTTATTTATVTSTTITTTATTSTTTATTTTTTDTSTTINTKPANDATTAFTTTTTTTTMDPTSTVYSKLPLIYHCSVVDPPNITFDTSHVSEKRALPGLPALSRNFHCPLIYVRSK comes from the exons ATGAATATAAATGAGTCCAGCGCTACTTTACTCATTACCCGTGTGTGT ATGAGGGCCGTGCTGGtggcagtgctggtggtggtggtgcgtctCTGCTGTGCCCAGGGACTCGTGGTCATCGATAACCTGCCTAATCGGGGCATCTGTCGGGCTTGCTTCCTCCACCCGATCCTGGAAGACGCTGAAACTACTGACGACGAGGGCAGTCAGTTGTACGACTCTGACTATAGTTTAGACTACGACCAAGAATACGACCCCGATTACGACCCCGATTACGACCCTGAATGTGGCTCTGCATGTAGCGATACCGGCTCCAGCAGCTCCTGTAGCTCCTGTGACGGATCGAGTTTGTATTCCAGCGAGGAGGGAGACTACAGTGTGCCGGAGTATGACGATGGTGACGACTACTGCGTGACTACCGGCGCATGGTACGACTACATTAGTGTTACTGCCAGTGTTACCATTTACACCATGGAGGCTGTgtgcactgctactactggtgttactggtactgctactgctgttactgctgctactggtactactgctactgctacaactgctGATGGTGCTCTGCCTATTCCTCGTCCTGGTCGTGTCTACTACACCTTTACTATCGAAAGTACTACGAATACCCAAACTTctcctacctccacctccactgttGAGACTTCCACTTCTGCCACCAcagtcaccgccaccaccactactaccattaccaccaccactactgcaactgctactactaccacctcagCTACGTTcaccccagccaccaccactaccagcactcccactactactgctaccaccactaccccagccaccaccaccaccaccaccaccaccaccattactagcactccctctactactactgctactacttccaccCCTGCTACGCCTACCCcaaccgccaccactaccactactactactactgctaccactaccaccaccaccccgaccaccgccaccacaactacttctactgctacaactacaatCACCccggccaccaccactactgttactactaccaccaccactcctgccaCGTCTTCTTCGgccacaactactgctactactactgctacagtaacttctactaccattaccaccaccgctacaacttctactaccaccgctacaactactaccaccaccgatACATCCACTACCATCAATACTAAACCTGCTAATGACGCTACCACcgcctttactactactaccactactactactatggatCCTACTAGTACAGTTTACTCCAAACTGCCACTTATCTACCACTGCAGTGTTGTTGATCCTCCTAACATTACTTTCGACACCTCGCACGTGAGTGAGAAGAGAGCGCTACCGGGACTTCCAGCACTATCCAGAAACTTTCATTGCCCCTTGATCTATGTGAGGTCAAAGTGA
- the LOC123509761 gene encoding cell wall protein DAN4-like isoform X2 — MDGGGKMRAVLVAVLVVVVRLCCAQGLVVIDNLPNRGICRACFLHPILEDAETTDDEGSQLYDSDYSLDYDQEYDPDYDPDYDPECGSACSDTGSSSSCSSCDGSSLYSSEEGDYSVPEYDDGDDYCVTTGAWYDYISVTASVTIYTMEAVCTATTGVTGTATAVTAATGTTATATTADGALPIPRPGRVYYTFTIESTTNTQTSPTSTSTVETSTSATTVTATTTTTITTTTTATATTTTSATFTPATTTTSTPTTTATTTTPATTTTTTTTTITSTPSTTTATTSTPATPTPTATTTTTTTTATTTTTTPTTATTTTSTATTTITPATTTTVTTTTTTPATSSSATTTATTTATVTSTTITTTATTSTTTATTTTTTDTSTTINTKPANDATTAFTTTTTTTTMDPTSTVYSKLPLIYHCSVVDPPNITFDTSHVSEKRALPGLPALSRNFHCPLIYVRSK; from the exons ATGGACGGTGGTGGCAAG ATGAGGGCCGTGCTGGtggcagtgctggtggtggtggtgcgtctCTGCTGTGCCCAGGGACTCGTGGTCATCGATAACCTGCCTAATCGGGGCATCTGTCGGGCTTGCTTCCTCCACCCGATCCTGGAAGACGCTGAAACTACTGACGACGAGGGCAGTCAGTTGTACGACTCTGACTATAGTTTAGACTACGACCAAGAATACGACCCCGATTACGACCCCGATTACGACCCTGAATGTGGCTCTGCATGTAGCGATACCGGCTCCAGCAGCTCCTGTAGCTCCTGTGACGGATCGAGTTTGTATTCCAGCGAGGAGGGAGACTACAGTGTGCCGGAGTATGACGATGGTGACGACTACTGCGTGACTACCGGCGCATGGTACGACTACATTAGTGTTACTGCCAGTGTTACCATTTACACCATGGAGGCTGTgtgcactgctactactggtgttactggtactgctactgctgttactgctgctactggtactactgctactgctacaactgctGATGGTGCTCTGCCTATTCCTCGTCCTGGTCGTGTCTACTACACCTTTACTATCGAAAGTACTACGAATACCCAAACTTctcctacctccacctccactgttGAGACTTCCACTTCTGCCACCAcagtcaccgccaccaccactactaccattaccaccaccactactgcaactgctactactaccacctcagCTACGTTcaccccagccaccaccactaccagcactcccactactactgctaccaccactaccccagccaccaccaccaccaccaccaccaccaccattactagcactccctctactactactgctactacttccaccCCTGCTACGCCTACCCcaaccgccaccactaccactactactactactgctaccactaccaccaccaccccgaccaccgccaccacaactacttctactgctacaactacaatCACCccggccaccaccactactgttactactaccaccaccactcctgccaCGTCTTCTTCGgccacaactactgctactactactgctacagtaacttctactaccattaccaccaccgctacaacttctactaccaccgctacaactactaccaccaccgatACATCCACTACCATCAATACTAAACCTGCTAATGACGCTACCACcgcctttactactactaccactactactactatggatCCTACTAGTACAGTTTACTCCAAACTGCCACTTATCTACCACTGCAGTGTTGTTGATCCTCCTAACATTACTTTCGACACCTCGCACGTGAGTGAGAAGAGAGCGCTACCGGGACTTCCAGCACTATCCAGAAACTTTCATTGCCCCTTGATCTATGTGAGGTCAAAGTGA
- the LOC123509761 gene encoding cell wall protein DAN4-like isoform X3, which produces MRAVLVAVLVVVVRLCCAQGLVVIDNLPNRGICRACFLHPILEDAETTDDEGSQLYDSDYSLDYDQEYDPDYDPDYDPECGSACSDTGSSSSCSSCDGSSLYSSEEGDYSVPEYDDGDDYCVTTGAWYDYISVTASVTIYTMEAVCTATTGVTGTATAVTAATGTTATATTADGALPIPRPGRVYYTFTIESTTNTQTSPTSTSTVETSTSATTVTATTTTTITTTTTATATTTTSATFTPATTTTSTPTTTATTTTPATTTTTTTTTITSTPSTTTATTSTPATPTPTATTTTTTTTATTTTTTPTTATTTTSTATTTITPATTTTVTTTTTTPATSSSATTTATTTATVTSTTITTTATTSTTTATTTTTTDTSTTINTKPANDATTAFTTTTTTTTMDPTSTVYSKLPLIYHCSVVDPPNITFDTSHVSEKRALPGLPALSRNFHCPLIYVRSK; this is translated from the coding sequence ATGAGGGCCGTGCTGGtggcagtgctggtggtggtggtgcgtctCTGCTGTGCCCAGGGACTCGTGGTCATCGATAACCTGCCTAATCGGGGCATCTGTCGGGCTTGCTTCCTCCACCCGATCCTGGAAGACGCTGAAACTACTGACGACGAGGGCAGTCAGTTGTACGACTCTGACTATAGTTTAGACTACGACCAAGAATACGACCCCGATTACGACCCCGATTACGACCCTGAATGTGGCTCTGCATGTAGCGATACCGGCTCCAGCAGCTCCTGTAGCTCCTGTGACGGATCGAGTTTGTATTCCAGCGAGGAGGGAGACTACAGTGTGCCGGAGTATGACGATGGTGACGACTACTGCGTGACTACCGGCGCATGGTACGACTACATTAGTGTTACTGCCAGTGTTACCATTTACACCATGGAGGCTGTgtgcactgctactactggtgttactggtactgctactgctgttactgctgctactggtactactgctactgctacaactgctGATGGTGCTCTGCCTATTCCTCGTCCTGGTCGTGTCTACTACACCTTTACTATCGAAAGTACTACGAATACCCAAACTTctcctacctccacctccactgttGAGACTTCCACTTCTGCCACCAcagtcaccgccaccaccactactaccattaccaccaccactactgcaactgctactactaccacctcagCTACGTTcaccccagccaccaccactaccagcactcccactactactgctaccaccactaccccagccaccaccaccaccaccaccaccaccaccattactagcactccctctactactactgctactacttccaccCCTGCTACGCCTACCCcaaccgccaccactaccactactactactactgctaccactaccaccaccaccccgaccaccgccaccacaactacttctactgctacaactacaatCACCccggccaccaccactactgttactactaccaccaccactcctgccaCGTCTTCTTCGgccacaactactgctactactactgctacagtaacttctactaccattaccaccaccgctacaacttctactaccaccgctacaactactaccaccaccgatACATCCACTACCATCAATACTAAACCTGCTAATGACGCTACCACcgcctttactactactaccactactactactatggatCCTACTAGTACAGTTTACTCCAAACTGCCACTTATCTACCACTGCAGTGTTGTTGATCCTCCTAACATTACTTTCGACACCTCGCACGTGAGTGAGAAGAGAGCGCTACCGGGACTTCCAGCACTATCCAGAAACTTTCATTGCCCCTTGATCTATGTGAGGTCAAAGTGA